The nucleotide sequence CATGCACATGAAGAGGGATACACAGCACAGTGTTACTAATGGAAATATGCAAAGgaacatacaaacaaggagcaggaataggccattcagctcctttagcctgctctgccatttaataagatcatggctgatttgatagtAAACTCAAATCTGTATCCCGCCTACTCTCATTAACCTCTCATCCCCTTGCTTACCACAAATCTATCCACAGCTGCAATAAAAATGTTCAAGACTttgcttccaccatcttttgaggaagagagttccaaagactcacggccCTCGGAGTGAATAAAAATTACCTCTGTTTTTAATGGGCAACCCTCTATTTGTAaatagtgacccctagttctggattctcaCATAAGAAgaaacatccaccctgtcaataaccCTCAGGATttaatatgtttcaatcaagttgctgcTAACTCTTCTAAAACTCCAGCAGATGCAAGccgaacctgtccaacctttcctcataagacaacgcACCCGTTCCAGGTattaaccttctctgaacttcttccaatgcatttacatcctttctcaaataaagTGATCAATACTGTAGGCAGTACTTCAAATATGGTCTCCctagtgccctgtacaactgaaccaTACACTCCCTGTTTTGTATTCAAATCTCCTCTTATTAAAtggtaacattctattagctttcctaattacttgctgtacctgaatacaagccttttgtgattcatgcataaggatacccagatccctctgcacctcaaaaCTCTGTAATCTCTCACCGTTTCGATACTatgcttttttatttttcctgccaaaatggaccatTTCACATATTCCCACATTCCTCCaagtttgcccactcacttaacctatcttttTGCAGCTTCCTTACGTCTTCTCtagtcctcttcacaacttactacctttgcgtcatcagcaaacttggcaactgtcccttcacccaagtaatttatacaaattgtaaacaattgaggtcccagcactgatccctgtggcacaccacatgTTACATCTTGTCAAcctgaaaaatacccatttatgcctactttcTGATTCCTGGTAGCCAGCCAATCATCCACCCATGCCAATGTGTTACCCCAAAGAGCTTTTATGCACATTCCCAGGCAcatacagacacccacacacagtgaGCTGAgttgtaaaaaatatttttcaacaaATCAGAGGCCTTCCCTTGGAGATTTTATGCTACAATAGTTAATATTAAACAAATGATGGGAAGCTAATTACCAACAATCAATACTTCAATTTGAATGACTCATTGTTTCCTTGCATTTTGTCTTCGACCAGATAAACATGAAGGAGGCAGGGGCTTGTCTTCGAGATCAAATGCAATGTATGATGCAAGCATTGCAGGACCTAAAACAGATCCAGAGCATTAGCACGCTGaacctgaaggaggaggaggtgcccttACCCCCCGCCAAGGGGAGGAGCTCCCACAGTTTTACCTCCGACGTCTCCGAATCGGACACCTACGACTCCGCTTGTTGCCTGGCATCTCCGAGAAGCGAGGAGGAAAGCAGCCCATCAGTATTTGCGTCACCCAGCAGTGAGAGAAGCTTAGAGTTTGACTCTGGTTATTCAGAGGCATCTGGCCCCACATTAACAAAGGCAGCACGCGTGGGAAGCTCGCCATGTTTGAGAGAGAATAGACTTCCTCCTGCTGGAATCTTGAGGAATAAAATTGGCCTGGGACTAAACAAAAAAGTGAGACCAAAATCCACTTCTGATGTTTATTCGGAACAGTGCTCTTGGAAGATTTTCGATTACACGGATCCCAATGACTGGACAGTGAATTTGCTCTCCCAGAGCAGGAATAGGCAGCCCCTTGTACTGGGGGACAACTGTTTTGCAGATCTAGTGGAAAACTGGATGGATCTACCAGAGGAGGGCGATGAGACGATGGAATCAAAGGCGAAGGATCACTCTGGCAGATGGTTGGGGAAGCCTCACGAATTCATCCTGAACATCTCTGGAAATGTCAGGCGTAAACTGGCCAACATCTCGAGGTCTGACAGGTCAAAGAGTACAGACCCCAAGCACCAAAGCAGCAGAGACAACAGCCATGCACACATGCTATCAAAGAGACTCTCTTGTCCGACAAATTTGGGTAATTACATGCCAAAGCTCTCTTATCTGCATCGTTCTCACTCTAACCTACCCCAGACGCATGAAGCATCAACAGACTTTGATAAGTTTATTGCTTTGATGAAAAGCAGAAGTAGGAAACCAATTATTTGCAAGGACACAATTAGTTATGTATAGAATAAACAAAATGAACATTGACTCCTGTGCTTCCAACTTGAGGCACATATTAATCTCATTTTTGTATCACTTTTTGATATAAGCCAAAATGTATATAGCTATGTAGTTTGTCAACATACATTTTTATATTTTATACAATGCCTTAAAATAAACACAAAACGTTCTTCAATGATTTTGTTTGACAACTCTTTGTTTATTTGGAAGTCAAATTCCAGCACAGATCAATCACCACAATTCTATCAATGTTGTGCAATCCTTTCCATGGCACTTTGCAGGTATATGTCTTCATTACTATTTTCTGGTCTATGTCCATGATCGGACCTTCTTTACAGCTTTACACTTCAGAACTGCAGCCAATCTCAATCAGAATTGGCCCTCACTTTTGCAAGCAATTAGCATCTGTTACTAAACAAAGTTGTTTCAATTAACTGTAGGTTTCACAGCCTTGGTGGTGACAATTATTTATTGTGTGATTTCCACAAAGGGAAAAGATGAACGTGCTCTTTACTTCCAGCGTACGCCGTTTCAATCATTAAACCAGCAGTGAGATGCACACAATCCTAGTTGCTGTAGAAGTTACCATTTGCAAACTGGTATTATGGAGAAACTGTGAGGAGAGTTCAAAAGGGGTGGAAACTAGCCATAGTCTTCACCCATCCGGGAGGAGTCATGTTAATCATTTGTATTGCTTTGTGTTATTGCAGCAGTGTGAATCCATGAGGCAACATGCCCAAATCCAGACTCTATTCAAAAGCCTATCACATCTTAAATGTTACTTTTAAAATGTTGCTGCTTTCACAAGATATCCCAGCCCCATTGGAGAATGTGATGAGCTGAGTATGTAGAACAAGCTGACCAGAAAAGGGGGGTATTCTCCGCATGTAACAAAATATAACTTGTAACTGAAGCTGTGCTTGCTTCAATGAATTGTGAAAATTAACCCGTGGCGAGTATATAGTCGATTTTACTTCCAAACGCCCAATACGACAGAGGGAGTCTTTCAGTGGCACCATTTATATACTGAGGCTTCCCATTGGCACATACTTCACAACCAGCTGCCTTGTTTCTGAGGGCCGAGTGATTTCTCTTTGATATCTATCAGGTAAGTGATAAAATTCCTTTTTTGAAAGCAACCTCGGTGTCCAAACTTGCGTGGGATgcacttttttttggggggggagtgaCATTTTTCTCTAGCTAATCAGTTTCTCTTTTTGTTATTACTTTTCATTTTGTTGTTCTGTCAAAATTAATCCTGTGGTTATTATATCTGAGTCCAAATTGGCTGGCAAAATGCTATTTTGGCATTTTCAGTCCGAAACattacatttatttttctttggtATTCGAAGTGTTTCAATTTACAGGGAAATCTGCGCTCAATAAGGTGGAAGTGTGTTGAGGAATTGATCATTTTTCACCATTGGCTTCTGCTATGACATATTcttcaaacatggaccaggtgcaggTGAAGTTGGCTCAGATTTAATCCTGATTTTAGGATGAGCCTGTTGCATTATGATGTGACAGCTCCATTTTCCACACTAAATTGGTGGCGGGATAGACAATGAGTGGAAATGGAAATCCTCGGAGTGGATCTGGCAATTTATCATAGATTTCCTacggtgcagaatgaggccatttgtctgcacctaccctctgacagatcgccccacccaggcctgctcccccctaccctaaccctgtgaccccacctaacctttggacaccaagggcaatttagtgaagccaatctacctaacctgcacatctttggactgtgggaggaaaccagagcacccagaggaaacccaagcagatacggggagaatgagtGCCaacgccacacagtcaaccaaggttggattcaaacccgggtccctggcgctgtgaagcagcaatgcttaaccactgtgccaccgtgctgccttaaattTAGTGCCAATTATTACTGAGTGAGGCTGACACGAGTTAGATTGACTCGTGACCAATACACAACGGAGTTGAGATTGTCCCAATTCATGCCACTTggcaagcttgcagggaacaaaaAGAAAGATACAGAGGATGTATTCATTCCCACAGTCTGGGTTGGATTCAAATCCAGATCCTAGAATGAAACAGTTGGGCTGCTTAGATTTTCTGCTCTTTGTTATTTTAGAAGGGACTGCCACCAGTCTTCAGGACAATCTGAAACATGGGCTTCTGATTCTGTCCACAGTCTATCACTTTTTAATGATAATTAAAGTGGCTGCACACGCCAGTGGCATCTTAAGTCATTAGTGGTGGTGATTAACTGGATCATTACCATCAGAAAAATGTTTTTGGGAGAGAAAGTTCAGTAGCATTTGAAAATATCCaagctggctctgggtcactgtccgtgtgtagtttgcacattctccctgtgtttgtgtgggtttcacccctacaacacaaaagatgtgcaggttaggtggactggccacgctaaattgcctcttaattggaaaaaataaattgggtactctcaatttatatttAAAGAAAATATCCAAGCTTTGTAATGTTGATAGGCCAACAATGCAGAGGTTTCTATAAGGCTATCGGAAAGTAGTGCAATTGTCTGGGTGAGACGGGCAGGGTGGAGATCCCAATGCCCCTATGGTTTCATCAGATCCGGTAGTAAACAGTGGGAAAATCAACATCTTCTTCACCTTCCTCAGAATTACAGTCTATCTCAATCTTTAGGGCCTTCACATGTTCCTCGATCTTTTTCTTACTGAGCTTCGCCACGATCTCTGACAATCTGAAAAGAAAGAGGCAAAATGTCAATAGTGCTTATTTTATGATTTCTCATTAATAACTGTATGGCATTaagacggggctggtttagcacactgggctaaatcgctggcttttaaagcagaccaaggcaggccagcagcacggttcgattcccgtaccagcctccccgaacaggcgccggaatgtggcgactaggcgcttttcacagtaacttcattgaagcctactcgtgacaataagcgattttcattttcgttcacttcatttattgcccatccctaattgcccttcaactgagtggcttgctgagccatttcagaggcatcaagagtcaactgcattgccgtgggtctggagtcacacgtaggccagaccagataaggacagcagatttccttctctaaaaggacattagtgaaccggatgggttttcacTCCAGTCATGGTTTCGtggtcagcattagacttttaattgcagatttttactgaattcaaatttcaccatctgctctggtgggatttgaacccggtccccagagcattgctcggggcctctggattattagtccagtgacagttcACTATCTCGCCAACCCCCCCTTAATAGGGTTGGGATTTTCGGGCCATGCCTGCCGTTGGGGTCTTGTAGTCAAATCGAAAATTAATGGCCTTCTGGCTAGCCAACCACATCCTCCGCGGTTAGTCTTGCCAAAGCGGGACTGACACCGCCAACTACTGATTATTCTGATTATTTGCCGATACCACATACTATTCTATTCAGATAATGTGCCCTTGTTACGATTCAGTTGATGCAAATAGGGTGGTTTATTTCACTCTGTAAGAGGCAATTTTTTTTTGTGATCATTACTGGACAGTTCATTTGCAAGGTAAATTTCTGTATCCTGTAACTGTATCTGAACTCATAACTTTAGAAAGACACTTTCCTCATCATAAGTCTGATTTCACTTGGAACTACCAGTTTAGAGAAGATTTAATCCCTTCAATTCAAGTTGCATGTGAATCTATGTATTccattgatcttttctctacaccctagatatgactgtaacattaacattctgtagtctctccttccttccccacgTACGGTATGCGTTCTCTGTATCGCATGTaagaaacaataattttcactgtatactaatacatgaaaatgaaaaatgaaaatcgcttattgtcacaagttggcttcaaatgaagtcactgtgaaaagcccctagtcgccacattccggcacctgttcggggaggctggtacgggaattgaacccgtgcttctggcattgttctgtgacatgtgacaataataaatcaagtcaaactcatagaatctgtacagtacagaaggaggccttcagcccattgggtctgcagcaCCGCACATATGCCCACTCCctagccctatccccataaccctataaccccatctaacatgcacatctttggacactgaggggcaattttagcatagccaatccacctacctgcacatctttgggcgtggaaggaaaccagagcactcggaggaaacccacgcaaacatggggagaatgtgcagtcacccaaggtcggaatagaacccgggtccctggcgctgggaggcagcagtgttaaccactgtgtcaccacacATGCaataaagtgtatcatggagttcacctgacccacaacttttaatagattgtggtatggggagcacatggcccactctacaggtgtggtacagcagaaatggaaaagtaattttaaaagcaaaacaatgtttattctatgaattcaagttaacttttttaaaacatacagtgaacatcttagcaaccattaattcaaatacaacccccaaagaatacaacactagtaatccttaataacttcccaaacaacatccagacaaaagaaacaccttttaacagaagcacattcactactgagaatatttctgaattcaccaaatgttcaagaaatagtcttttgatggcagagagaacagcagtatacctgctttgtctggcttcagctccaacactgaaaacaaaactaaaacacatcctgccgcaaacagcctaaaatgaaaataaaaagctgacagacagcccagctccacccactctctgacatcactgcagtaataaacacccaattcttaaaggtactctcatataaCTCCCATCAGATGAACAATGGctcccaaggggctggtttagcacagtgggctaaatagctggcttgcaatgcagaacaatgccagcagcatgggttcaattcctgtaccggcctccccgaacaggtgccggaatgtggcaaccaggggcttttcacagtaacttcattgaagcctacttgtgacaataagatattattattaagtttctttgtgcttcagatttcctaagcatttccccatttagaaaatagtctatgtctccattcctccttccaaagtgcataacctcacatttttccacattgtattccatctgccgcttgtttgcctactctcctagcctgtccaagtccttctgcagcccgcctacttcctcaatgctacctgcccTCTGCatgtctttgtatcatctgcaaactcagcaacagtgccttcagttccttcttccagatcgctaatgtacattgtgaaaattGTGAtccaacaccgacccctgaggcacatcactaggcACTGGCTGCcgtcctgaaaaataccccttcatccccactcgataaaagcaaattactgcggatgctggagtctgaaacgaaagagacaatgctggaaaatctaagcaagtctggcagcatctgtagggagagaaaagagctaacatttcaagtccgatgactctttgacaaagaatcatcggacttgaaacgttagctcttttctctccctacagttgctgccagacttgctgagattttccagcattttctctttcctttatcctcactctctgccagtcagccaatcctctatccatgccaggatcttacccttaacaccatgggctcttaagctTATTTAACAGtatcctatgtggcaccttgtcaaagactttctggaaatctaaataaatcatgtccattgGTTCTCTTCAAAGAACTAAAGTCCTCTGATGACTTGGGGATTCTAAGAGCAACTGACAATGAAAATCCAAAAGGTTACACATACCTTTATAAATCATCTGCGTTTTGGCGTTATGGGCAAAAATGAAGGGAAGAGCAAATCTAGAGGCtatcaatataagatagtcaccaagaatcATATAGCGAATTCGGAAGAACCtcttttactcagagagtggggagagtatggaacttgctgccacaggTAGTAGCTGAGGTGAATAATACTGATGCACTCAAAAGTACACTAAATACtaacatgagggagaagggaaaatAGGTTTTTGCTGATGGAGTTAGATGAggaggggacagcacggtggtgcagtggttagcactgctgcctcatggcgccgaggtcccaggttcgatcccggccctgggtcactgtctgtgtggagtttgcacattctacccgtgtttgcgtgggtttcgcccccacaacccaaagatgtgcaggctaggtggattggccacgctaaattgccccttaattggaaaaaatgaattggacactctaaatttattaaaaagatgaGGAAGAGGGAGAGGAAGCTTAAGTGGACTTTAAACACCAGTATGGACTGttagggctgaatggtctgatcCTGCGCTATATATTCTATATGATTCTATACCATTATATTTTGTATTTGGTAAGGAcaatagcttgcatttatatagcataccCTACAGCAACGTAAATAAAAATGGAATGCAGAGTCAATGAGATGGGAGGGCTGACCAAATGTTTTAAAGAATTTAAAGAAGGGTCTCAAAGGTTGAGAGAATAGATAATCAAAACTCATTAGTTTGCAACATGTTGCTttgtcaaattatttttaaagataaatttagagtatccaattaattttttccaattaggacaacttagcgtggccaatccacctaccgtgtacatctttgagttgtgggggtgaaacccacgcaaacacggggagaacgtgcaaactccacacggacagtgacccagagccgggatcgaacctgggaccttggcggcgtgaggcagcagtgctaaccactgcgccaccgcgctgccctttcGTCAAATTATTTGATAGAAACTTCTAAattaaaccataagaccataagacataggagcagaattaggccactcggcccatcgagtctgctccgccacccaaccatggctgatatttcctcatctccattctcctgtcttccccccatagcccctgatccccttattattcaGCTGCATTGAATCCGATGCTAAGTTTTCAATGGTCCAATTAAAATTTGTTTGCTTAACGGACTAAAATAAGATTTTAAGTAGGTGCCATTTCATGGGTCTCAGTCAGGAAATTTGCCTATTATTTGACTAATAACCCTTTTCTCAAGTGTATCTATGaatgttatgttcttattaaaGGCACATCATTTTAAACACTGAGTACAATAAGTGGGTTATTTCCTCCCGTTAAACACGGAAAAGGACAACGGCATGCTAATTGGCACCCAGCACAAAGCTCTGTTCCCCCTTGACTGATTCCATCCCACTATCTCCTGTCCTTGGTCAATGTCTTCAGCTGGGCCAGAATGTTCGCAACCTCAGCGTCCTATTTAACAGGGCTGagcttctgatcctatatcctCCCTTTATAAAGTCCACCTACTTTTGCCCACAGAGCACAAGCCTCTGCCCATCTGCAGGTGAAAGTCTCAGTCACGTTTTTGAAAGCCCTTGAATTCACCATCCCAATGTTTTCCTAACCAGccacctgtcatgatatgcattcATGCACACAATGAgatagacaggcagtgacagccacccagtacagccaatcagcacacaggacagaacacaaccaatcaccaggcagaacactagaaggtggtttcccactataaaacgcacaaggcatcagcactctacttctttccactggtgacaactgtagtgacagtcagggtgtatatatcagttagcaccttagtggctcagagctagtctggtctagttagctaTAGTAGCTTAGGTtggtagagtgtcaaacccacagcgaactatgtgcactgcttaacaagttcaataaagcgtattgaacgaaAATCAATGTTTAGGGTcaactttcaagtacaactgcatccagttgcagtctgtgttaccccagggtgattaacacaacaCCACCCATCTTCAAAACCTTGAGATTATCCAAATCTCTGCTGTACGTATGCTAATCCACACCACTCTGGTCAagatctccgcccccccccccccccccccccccccccactccctctgtaACCTTTTCCAGCCCGACAACCCAAGTAGaactttccatttttccaactgaaaatgaaaaaatgaaaatcgcttattgtcacaagtaggcttcaatgaagttactgtgaaaagcccctagtcgccacattccggcacatgtccggggaggctggtacgggaatcgaaccgtgctgctggcctgcttggtctgctttaaaagccagcgacttagccgagtgagctaaaccagcccctggctaaaCCATCCCCTGACTGGTTCTCTGGCCTCTTGCGTAACAACCGCTCCCACCCCCACTATTGACAGTTATGTCTTCAGTTATCTCGATCATTACctcaggaattccctccccaGGCTTCTCTGCCTCtacttcctttaaaaaaaaacattttattaaggtatttgtaattttattttatttttaaaaaataatttttattaagattttcacaaaatataaacaacaaaacaatattaacaaaacaaccatggtacaaacccaagaacaacaaccacccaactacaaaggcaactacaaaaacaaaacaaaaaagcaaacaacaaaatggaaagagataacacccgccacatccaacaaacccatggacacaattctccctcctacCGAAccaaacgccgccccccccccccccccccccgcccccaggttgctgttgctgctggccTATgttcctaccgttccgccaggaagttcaggaaaggctgccaccgcctaaagaacccctgtactgatcccctcagggcaaatttcaccttgtccaatttaatgaaccccgccatatcattgatccaggccgccacgcttgggggcctcgcatccttccactgaagaagaatcctccgccgggctacgagggacgcaaaggccaggacaccggcctctttcgcctcctgcactcccggctccactgcaaccacaaaaattgcgagtccccagcctggcttgatcctggatcccaccagcctcgacaccgtctttgctatccccttccaaaactcccccagcgctgggcacacccaaaacatatgggtgtggttctctaggctccctgagcacctagcacacctgtcttcgcccccgaaaaacatactcatcctcgtcccagtcatgtgggccctatgcagcacattgaactgtatgaggctaagcctcgcccaggaggaggaggaattcactctctcaagggcatccgcccacgtcccttcctcaatctcctcacccagctcctcttcccatttacccttcagttcctccaccgaagcctcgtctacctcctgcattacccggtatatgtctgaaatcctccctcctccaacccacacccccgagagcaccctgtcccgtaccccatgtgggggcaacaaggggaacccctccacctgccgcctggcaaacgccctaacctgcatgtaccgaaacatgttccccggagggagcccaaacttcccctctaactcccccaaactcgcgaacctcccctccacaaacaggtccctcaacctcctaaccactaccctgtgccagcccagaaatccgccttCAAtgttccctggaacaaaccgatggttcccccgtatcggggcctccatcgagccccccacttctcccctatgccgtctccattgcccccaaactttgagggtagccgccaccaccgggctcatggtatacctcgttggagggagcagcaacggcgccgttaccagcgcctccaggctcgtgcccacacaggacgccatctccatcctcttccatgctgccccctcctcgtccattacccacttacgcaccattgctgcgttggcagcccaatagtacccacagaggttgggcagcgccagccccccccccctatccctgccccgttccaagaacacctttctcaccctcggagtcccatgcgcccacacaaatcccgtaatactcctgttaactctcctaaaaaaggccttcgggataaggattggaaggcactggaacaggaacaaaaacctcgggagcaccgtcatcttaacggtaacatatcccaccttttgaactcctcctctatctgctccaccaaccttgtgaggttgagtttgtgcagggccccccagctcccagccacctggactcctaggtacctgaagctcttccctgtctgcttcagtgggagcctaccaatcccctcctcctgatcccccgggtgcaccacaaacacctcactcttgcccaggttgagcttatacccagagaagcccccaaattcgctgagaatcctcatcacctccggcatcccccccccaccgggtccgccacatacagcaacaggtcgtccacataaagcgacactcgatgctcctccccaccccgcaccagccccctccagttccctgactccctcaacgccatggccaggggctcaattgccaacgcaaagagcaagggggacaggggacacccctgtctcgtcccccggtacagccgaaagtactccgacctcctcctattcgtggctacactcgccatcggggtctcataaagcaacctcacccaacggacaaacccctccccaaacccaaacctttccaacacctcccacagatacccccactcaaccctatcaaaggccttttccgcatctaatgccaccactatctccgcctccccttccacagccggcatcataataacgttgaggagccttcgtatattaatattcaactgccttcccttcacaaaccccgtctggtcctcgtgaatgaaccccggcacacaatcctctattcttgtggctaagatctttgccagcagcttggcgtctacattgagcagcgagatcggcctatatgacccacactgcagagggtccttgtcccacttcaggatcaaggaaatcagcgcccgtgacatagttgggggcaaagccccccctcccttgcctcgttaaaggtccggaccaacagggggcccaacagatccgtgtaccttttataaaattcggccggaaacccatccggccccggcgccttccccgactgcatgctccc is from Scyliorhinus canicula chromosome 11, sScyCan1.1, whole genome shotgun sequence and encodes:
- the inka1a gene encoding PAK4-inhibitor inka1 isoform X2; its protein translation is MINMKEAGACLRDQMQCMMQALQDLKQIQSISTLNLKEEEVPLPPAKGRSSHSFTSDVSESDTYDSACCLASPRSEEESSPSVFASPSSERSLEFDSGYSEASGPTLTKAARVGSSPCLRENRLPPAGILRNKIGLGLNKKVRPKSTSDVYSEQCSWKIFDYTDPNDWTVNLLSQSRNRQPLVLGDNCFADLVENWMDLPEEGDETMESKAKDHSGRWLGKPHEFILNISGNVRRKLANISRSDRSKSTDPKHQSSRDNSHAHMLSKRLSCPTNLGNYMPKLSYLHRSHSNLPQTHEASTDFDKFIALMKSRSRKPIICKDTISYV
- the inka1a gene encoding PAK4-inhibitor inka1 isoform X1 is translated as MQDAKLDDFICHLRKEMINMKEAGACLRDQMQCMMQALQDLKQIQSISTLNLKEEEVPLPPAKGRSSHSFTSDVSESDTYDSACCLASPRSEEESSPSVFASPSSERSLEFDSGYSEASGPTLTKAARVGSSPCLRENRLPPAGILRNKIGLGLNKKVRPKSTSDVYSEQCSWKIFDYTDPNDWTVNLLSQSRNRQPLVLGDNCFADLVENWMDLPEEGDETMESKAKDHSGRWLGKPHEFILNISGNVRRKLANISRSDRSKSTDPKHQSSRDNSHAHMLSKRLSCPTNLGNYMPKLSYLHRSHSNLPQTHEASTDFDKFIALMKSRSRKPIICKDTISYV